One window of the Babesia microti strain RI chromosome IV, complete genome genome contains the following:
- a CDS encoding conserved Plasmodium protein, unknown function (overlaps_old_locusTagID:BBM_III05610;~overlaps_old_locusTagID:BBM_III05615), with product MANSLFCILNSSLTNIIISSSFPSAYVVQRRLISDSWELTDKERPKVSELDVHKRILTGADRCKLRRQDFHQFMKGKRPIFSTHLKVNLQGLFILSWCILASFMTWKIMAPEDYSWVESERRRIKEARDKLDKIIKLERSH from the exons ATGgcaaatagtttattttgtatattaaattctTCTCTAACtaacattataattagttCCAGTTTTCCCAGTGCCTATGTTGTTCAGAGGAGGCTAATTTCTGACTCATGGGAGTTAACCGACAAGGAAAGGCCCAAAGTCAGTGAATTAGACGTACATAAGCGTATTCTTACTGGCGCTGATAGGTGTAAGCTAAGGAGGCAGGACTTTCATCAGTTTATGAAGGGTAAAAGGCCTATCTTCTCAACCCACTTAAAGGTAAATCTACAAG GACTATTCATTCTAAGCTGGTGTATTTTAGCAAGTTTTATGACGTGGAAAATCATGGCGCCAGAGGATTACTCATGGGTGGAATCGGAAAGAAGGAGGATCAAGGAGGCCAGGGATAAATTAGACAAGATCATAAAACTAGAACGTAGCCACTAG
- a CDS encoding Vacuolar protein sorting-associated protein 45 (overlaps_old_locusTagID:BBM_III05610;~overlaps_old_locusTagID:BBM_III05615) yields MNSLYDRVTSSFKSIFNKVKGFKALVLDSETSAILSLVCTQTYLLENEVFLTLRLDDPSVFQQISTKSIVDIDPYDSKIEDVREVRHNKHRNLKHIPALFIIRPTNNNIEILCTELSQSIFGSYHFVFTNTLSEDKINKLAKYDSYHLVKTVFEYYTDFYIIGHNTFSLEQKNVYSLYKLLVSKEYITLNSVELNQIFLSYYENECVKRIVQGLFALCCATGKKPTIIYRKCSPLCQAIASQLQAKINDHNKNISVTNDTERSKNGRFGTVLLLYDRRDDCITPMLTQWTYQAMIHEYIGIHNNKITIHTKNNETEEFVVSSITDSFFDQNKYLDFADIEMAINDLVNEYKKKQNLITKNDVFETLQLIPEQAKMSADVKRHLSIQHALSNCLAKGDILNQSILEQDICCNSNKAESFSELYNRIQSPDISPFNRLRLCCLFAVCYSDDKSLVNYLKSEMKKMNCDTEDFVVLDNLLKYSKSAMCKNVDRSFFSLAKTAIEQTIKDTVAYMRYRSRLSETIDMLLNGKLNGFDYVTTPCAFGYQYALNEMPKSVIAFVVGGATYQESRECEGLSEKTGVDILLGGTTFLNCHSFFEEMAEL; encoded by the exons ATGAATTCACTGTATGATAGAGTTACAAGCTCTTTtaaatccatttttaacaaaGTAAAGGGTTTTAAGGCGCTAGTTCTTGATTCAGAAACATCAGCTATCTTATCATTGGTCTGTACTCAGACGTATTTACTGGAGAATGAAGTGTTTCTAACACTTAGATTGGATGATCCTAGCGTTTTTCAGCAAATAAGCACCAAGTCAATTGTTGATATTGACCCTTACGATAGCAAAATAGAGGATGTCCGCGAAGTACGCCATAACAAACACCGAAATCTAAAGCATATACCTGCTCTATTTATCATAAGGCCCACAAACAACAATATTGAGATATTGTGCACTGAGTTATCCCAGAGCATTTTTGGGTCTTATCATTTTGTTTTTACAAACACACTATCAGAagacaaaattaataagcTTGCTAAATACGATTCCTACCACCTAGTGAAAACAGTATTTGAGTATTACACCGActtttatataattggcCACAATACATTTTCCTTAGAGCAGAAAAATGTCTATAGCCTATACAAGTTGTTGGTCA GCAAAGAGTATATAACTCTTAATTCTGTAGAATTAAACCagatatttttatcttaTTACGAAAATGAATGCGTAAAACGCATAGTTCAGGGTTTATTTGCATTATGTTGTGCTACTGGCAAAAAGCCTACTATTATTTACCGCAAGTGTTCACCTCTCTGCCAAGCAATTGCATCTCAATTGCAAGCCAAAATCAATGATcacaacaaaaatatttccGTAACAAATGATACTGAAAGATCCAAAAATGGCCGGTTTGGTACAGTTCTGTTATTGTACGATCGCCGTGATGATTGTATTACTCCGATGTTAACTCAATGGACTTATCAG GCCATGATACATGAATATATTGGCATACACAATAACAAGATAACAATACATACAAAAAACAATGAGACAGAAGAATTTGTCGTTTCTTCAATAACAgattcattttttgatcAG AATAAGTATCTCGATTTTGCAGACATTGAGATGGCAATTAATGACTTggtaaatgaatataaaaaaaag CAAAATCTAATCACGAAAAATGATGTTTTTGAAACGCTACAATTAATACCAGAACAAGCAAAAATGTCCGCCGATGTCAAACGCCACTTATCTATACAGCACGCATTGTCCAATTGTTTGGCAAAAGGCGATATATTAAATCAGTCAATTTTGGAACAGGATATTTGCTGCAATAGCAACAAGGCAGAAAGCTTTTCAGAGCTCTACAATCGCATACAATCTCCAGACATATCGCCATTCAATAGGCTTAGACTTTGCTGCCTGTTTGCAGTATGCTACTCTGACGACAAATCTCTGGTAAATTACCTAAAGTCTgaaatgaaaaaaatgaattgtgATACTGAGGATTTTGTGGTGTTGGATAACTTGCTCAAGTACTCAAAAAGCGCTATGTGTAAGAATGTTGACAGAAGCTTCTTTTCCCTGGCTAAAACAGCAATTGAACAAACTATCAAAGATACTGTGGCTTATATGAGATATCGCTCTAGGCTATCAGAAACAATAGATATGCTACTCAATG GAAAACTTAATGGATTTGACTATGTAACAACTCCCTGTGCCTTTGGGTACCAATATGCCCTCAATGAAATGCCAAAATCG GTAATTGCATTTGTAGTAGGAGGTGCTACCTATCAGGAGAGCAGAGAATGTGAGGGTCTGAGCGAGAAGACCGGAGTGGATATTTTGTTGGGGGGAACCACTTTTCTGAACTGTCATTCATTCTTCGAGGAAATGGCCGAATTATAA
- a CDS encoding small subunit ribosomal protein S30e (overlaps_old_locusTagID:BBM_III05620) translates to MAVKVHGSLARAGKVKNHTPKVAKQEKKKPLTGRAKKRQLYNRRFSSVALNSRGGPNSQS, encoded by the exons ATGG CTGTTAAAGTGCACGGATCTCTTGCTCGTGCTGGAAAGGTCAAAAATCACACTCCTAAAGTTGCCAAGCAGGAAAAGAAGAAACCCCTCACTGGCCGTGCGAAAAAGAGACAACTTTACAATAGAAGGTTTTCCAGTGTTGCTCTTAATTCTCGCGGAGGACCCAACTCCCAGTCATAA
- a CDS encoding hypothetical protein (overlaps_old_locusTagID:BBM_III05625), producing the protein MNEELITKARQSQRLWDTLVPERSWSIRSPGFIILALTTGALYCFNRYYEEKIGCDDMTSLEEKNRLEAEIKRSLRSKII; encoded by the coding sequence ATGAATGAGGAATTGATAACAAAGGCTAGGCAATCACAGAGACTGTGGGATACATTGGTACCGGAGAGAAGTTGGAGTATAAGATCTCCAGGATTCATAATACTAGCTTTAACCACTGGAGCATTATACTGTTTCAATCGCTACTACGAGGAAAAAATTGGCTGCGATGACATGACGTCTCTGGAGGAGAAAAATCGTTTGGAAGCGGAAATAAAGCGCTCCTTGCGATCTAAAATCATATGA